Proteins co-encoded in one Streptomyces roseochromogenus subsp. oscitans DS 12.976 genomic window:
- a CDS encoding ABC transporter ATP-binding protein — MTSAVTIPGHGGDSEGVARSASMRGGGRAAGGSTAVAARARQLVKAYGSGETRVVALDHVDVDIARGQFTAIMGPSGSGKSTLMHCLAGLDTVTSGQIYLDETEITGLKDRKLTQLRRDRIGFIFQAFNLLPTLNALENITLPMDIAGRKPDKAWLDRVVETVGLAGRLKHRPTQLSGGQQQRVAVARALAARPEIIFGDEPTGNLDSRAGAEVLGFLRRSVDELGQTIVMVTHDPVAASYADRVLYLADGRIVDEMYQPTADQVLDRMKDFDARGRTS, encoded by the coding sequence GTGACATCGGCTGTGACCATTCCCGGGCACGGGGGCGATTCAGAAGGTGTGGCGCGAAGCGCCTCGATGAGGGGCGGTGGCCGGGCGGCGGGAGGGAGTACGGCCGTTGCCGCGCGGGCGCGGCAGCTCGTGAAGGCGTACGGGTCCGGCGAGACCCGTGTCGTCGCCCTCGATCACGTGGACGTGGACATCGCACGCGGTCAGTTCACCGCGATCATGGGGCCCTCGGGGTCCGGCAAGTCCACGCTCATGCACTGCCTCGCCGGGCTCGACACCGTGACCAGCGGTCAGATCTACCTGGACGAGACCGAGATCACCGGCCTGAAGGACAGGAAACTCACGCAGCTGCGCCGGGACCGGATCGGCTTCATCTTCCAGGCGTTCAACCTGCTGCCGACGCTGAACGCGCTCGAGAACATCACGCTGCCCATGGACATAGCGGGCCGAAAGCCGGACAAGGCCTGGCTGGACCGTGTCGTGGAGACCGTCGGCCTCGCAGGCCGGCTCAAGCACCGGCCGACCCAGCTCTCCGGCGGCCAGCAGCAGCGCGTCGCCGTGGCCCGGGCCCTCGCCGCCCGCCCGGAGATCATCTTCGGGGACGAGCCGACCGGGAACCTCGACTCGCGCGCGGGCGCCGAAGTCCTCGGCTTCCTGCGCCGCTCGGTCGACGAACTCGGCCAGACCATCGTGATGGTCACGCACGACCCCGTGGCCGCCTCCTACGCCGACCGCGTGCTCTACCTCGCCGACGGCCGGATCGTCGACGAGATGTACCAGCCGACGGCCGATCAGGTCCTGGACCGCATGAAGGACTTCGACGCCCGGGGGCGTACGTCATGA
- a CDS encoding ABC transporter permease, with protein MTVLKTSMRNFFAHKGRMALSAVAVLLSVAFVCGTLVFTDTMNTTFDKLFQATASDVTVSAKGSSDTGETTSRTGRPPVLPASVVDATRKAQGVRKAEGTVFSTSVTVIDAKKDKLSPSSGAPTIVGSWNGNDARTMEITKGAAPQGPDQVMVDEDTADKHHLKIGSDIGMISVVGTHHARVSGIAAFKVTNPGAAIFYLDTKTAQQTLVGRTGVYTDVNVTAAQGVTNDQLKKNVTAALGHGYKVQTAKEVADANQKSIKSFLNVMKYAMLGFAGIAFLVGIFLIINTFSMLVAQRTREIGLMRAIGSSRKQVNRSVLAEALLLGVIGSVLGVGAGVGIAVGLMKLMGKMGMHLSTDDLTIAWTTPTVGLLLGVVVTVLAAYLPARRAGKVSPMAALRDAGAPADAKAGVVRAVIGLLLTGAGGLSLYVAATADKAKAGSGWLGLGVVATLIGFIVIGPLLAGGLVRVLGALILRIFGPVGRMAERNALRNPRRTGATGAALMIGLALVACLSVVGSSMVASATDQLDKTVGTDFIVQPDNQQLVTPQAVKLIKGTPGLARVTEYRPAQADFTTPDGQTLKDTDITAADPTYATDLRKKTVAGNLEDAYLPDSMSVHEKFAKAHGIHLGSKITVAFKDGSTARLTVRAITSSDDVIDQGATYTSIATLAKYVPVGKMPLDEMVFATAKDGQQAAAYKALKAALHDGYPQLTVRDQTDYKKALKDQIGQLLNMIYGLLALAIIVAVLGVVNTLALSVVERTREIGLMRAIGLSRRQLRRMIRLESVVIALFGALLGLGLGMGWGATAQKLLALQGLKVLDIPWPTIITVFIASAFVGLLAALIPAFRAGRMNVLNAIATD; from the coding sequence ATGACCGTCCTGAAGACCTCGATGCGCAACTTCTTCGCGCACAAGGGCCGGATGGCGCTGTCGGCGGTCGCGGTGCTGCTGTCGGTGGCGTTCGTGTGCGGCACGCTGGTGTTCACCGACACCATGAACACCACCTTCGACAAGCTGTTCCAGGCCACCGCCTCGGACGTGACGGTCAGCGCGAAGGGCTCCTCCGACACCGGCGAGACGACCTCCCGCACCGGCAGGCCGCCGGTCCTGCCGGCCTCCGTGGTCGACGCGACCCGCAAGGCCCAGGGTGTGCGGAAGGCCGAGGGCACCGTCTTCTCCACCTCGGTCACCGTGATCGACGCCAAGAAGGACAAGCTGTCGCCCAGCAGCGGCGCCCCGACCATCGTGGGCAGCTGGAACGGCAACGACGCCCGCACCATGGAGATCACCAAGGGTGCGGCGCCCCAGGGCCCGGACCAGGTCATGGTCGACGAGGACACCGCCGACAAGCACCACCTCAAGATCGGCTCCGACATCGGCATGATCTCGGTCGTCGGCACGCACCACGCGCGCGTGTCCGGCATCGCCGCCTTCAAGGTCACCAACCCGGGCGCGGCCATCTTCTACCTGGACACGAAGACCGCCCAGCAGACCCTGGTCGGCCGGACCGGCGTCTACACCGACGTCAACGTCACCGCCGCCCAGGGCGTGACGAACGACCAGCTGAAGAAGAACGTCACGGCCGCCCTCGGCCACGGCTACAAGGTGCAGACCGCCAAGGAGGTCGCCGATGCCAACCAGAAGAGCATCAAGAGCTTCCTGAACGTCATGAAGTACGCGATGCTCGGCTTCGCCGGGATCGCCTTCCTCGTCGGCATCTTCCTGATCATCAACACCTTCTCCATGCTGGTCGCCCAGCGCACCCGCGAGATCGGCCTGATGCGAGCCATCGGCTCCTCCCGCAAACAGGTCAACCGCTCTGTGCTGGCCGAGGCGCTGCTGCTCGGCGTGATCGGCTCCGTGCTCGGCGTCGGCGCGGGCGTCGGCATCGCGGTCGGCCTGATGAAGCTCATGGGCAAGATGGGCATGCACCTGTCCACCGACGACCTGACCATCGCCTGGACGACCCCCACCGTCGGCCTGCTCCTCGGTGTCGTGGTCACCGTCCTGGCCGCCTACCTGCCCGCCCGGCGCGCCGGCAAGGTCTCCCCGATGGCCGCCCTGCGCGACGCGGGCGCCCCGGCCGACGCCAAGGCCGGCGTCGTCCGGGCCGTGATCGGCCTGCTCCTCACCGGCGCCGGCGGCCTCAGCCTGTACGTCGCCGCCACCGCCGACAAGGCCAAGGCCGGCTCGGGCTGGCTGGGCCTCGGCGTGGTGGCCACGCTGATCGGCTTCATCGTCATCGGCCCGCTGCTAGCCGGCGGCCTGGTCCGCGTCCTCGGCGCGCTCATCCTGCGGATCTTCGGTCCGGTCGGCCGCATGGCCGAGCGCAACGCGCTGCGCAACCCGCGCCGCACCGGCGCCACCGGCGCGGCCCTGATGATCGGCCTCGCCCTGGTGGCCTGCCTGTCGGTGGTCGGCTCCTCCATGGTGGCCTCGGCCACCGACCAGCTCGACAAGACCGTCGGCACGGACTTCATCGTCCAGCCGGACAACCAGCAGCTGGTCACCCCCCAGGCGGTCAAGCTCATCAAGGGCACCCCGGGGCTCGCACGGGTCACCGAGTACCGGCCGGCCCAGGCCGACTTCACCACCCCGGACGGTCAGACCCTCAAGGACACGGACATCACGGCCGCCGACCCGACGTACGCGACCGACCTGCGCAAGAAGACCGTCGCCGGGAACCTCGAGGACGCCTACCTGCCCGACTCGATGTCCGTCCACGAGAAGTTCGCCAAGGCTCACGGCATCCACCTCGGCTCGAAGATCACCGTCGCCTTCAAGGACGGCAGCACCGCCCGTCTGACGGTCCGGGCGATCACCAGCAGCGACGACGTGATCGACCAGGGCGCCACGTACACGTCGATCGCCACGCTCGCCAAGTACGTGCCCGTCGGCAAGATGCCACTGGACGAGATGGTCTTCGCCACCGCCAAGGACGGACAGCAGGCCGCCGCCTACAAGGCACTGAAGGCGGCCCTGCACGACGGCTACCCGCAGCTGACCGTGCGCGACCAGACCGACTACAAGAAGGCGCTGAAGGACCAGATCGGCCAGCTGCTGAACATGATCTACGGCCTGTTGGCCCTCGCGATCATCGTCGCGGTCCTGGGTGTCGTGAACACCCTGGCCCTGTCGGTGGTCGAGCGGACCCGGGAGATCGGCCTCATGCGGGCCATCGGCCTCTCCCGCCGCCAGCTGCGCCGCATGATCCGCCTGGAGTCCGTGGTGATCGCCCTCTTCGGGGCCCTGCTCGGCCTCGGCCTCGGCATGGGCTGGGGCGCGACCGCCCAGAAGCTCCTCGCACTGCAGGGCCTGAAGGTCCTGGACATCCCCTGGCCGACGATCATCACGGTCTTCATCGCCTCGGCCTTCGTGGGCCTGCTCGCCGCACTGATCCCGGCGTTCCGGGCGGGCCGGATGAACGTCCTGAACGCCATCGCGACGGACTAG